From the genome of Arthrobacter sp. SLBN-122:
CGGATGGCGCCGAGGAAGTATTCGGCCGGCAATTCCGGAAGTGCCAGGCGGCGGGCGGACTTGTTCAGCCGCGCCGCGTTGGCCTCCGGCCGGAAGGTCCAGACGGAACCGTCGGCGTGGCGGTAGGCCTTGAGCCCCTCGAAAATCTCCTGGCCGTAGTGGAAGACGGCTGCGGAGGGGTCCAGGACGATCGGACCGTAGGGTTCGACCCTTGGATGGTGCCAGCCGCCATTGCCGTCCGCGTCCACGCTGTAGTCGACGATGGCGGTGTGGTCGGTGAAGTAGTTGCCGAATCCCGGGTTTGCCAGGATGGCTGCACGCTCTTCGGCAGACTTCGGGTTGGCCGAAGGCTGCCGGGTGAATTCGACGCCATGGGCGGTCTGGGTCATGGTTCCTCCACGATCGGCCGCCCCTGGTTCAGCGCTGAACGGCGGGGCGGCATTTGGTGATTCGAGACAAGCTTACGCCCGAAGCCGGCGGCCCCGGCGCGGGCTACAGGCCGGCGGCGATGGCGTCGCCGACCGCGCTGGTGCTGCGTGCAGTGCCGTCGCGCTTTTCGACGTCGGCAACCACGGCGGCTTCGATCCTGCGGGCAGCGTCCGTGTAGCCCAGGTGGTCCAGCAGGAGGACAGCGGAGAGGATCGCCGCGGTGGGGTCTGCCTTGCCCTGGCCGGCGATGTCCGGCGCGGAACCGTGGACCGGCTCGAACATGGAGGGTGCGGTGCGGTCCATGTTGATGTTGCCGGAGGCGGCCAGGCCGATGCCGCCGGTGATGGCTGCGGCGAGGTCGGTAATGATGTCGCCAAAGAGGTTGTCGGTCACGATGACATCGAAACGGGACGGGTCCGTGACCATGAAGATGGTGGCGGCATCCACGTGCAGGTAGTCGTGGGTGACCTCCGGGAATTCCTGGGCCACGGCTTCGACGGTGCGCTTCCACAGGTGTCCGGCGAAGACCAGGACGTTGTGCTTGTGCACCAGGGTAACGTGCTTGCGCTCCCTTGCGCTTGCCCGGCGGAAGGCGTCCCGGACCACGCGCTCCACGCCGTGTGCGGTGTTCAGGGAGACCTCGGTGGCAACCTCGTGCGGGGTTCCTGCGCGCAGGGTTCCGCCGTTGCCGACGTAGGGGCCCTCGGTTCCTTCACGCACGACGATGAAGTCGATGGTGCCGGGGTTGGCAAGGGGGCTGCCGACGGTGCCGTAGAGCCGGGAAGGCCGCAGGTTGACGTAGTGGTCCAGGCTGAACCGGAGCTTGAGGAGCAGCTCACGCTCGATGATCCCGGACGGGATGCGGGTGTCACCGGGTGCCGCCCCCACTGCACCGAAGAGGATGGCGTCGCGGGTCTTCAGGTCCGCCAGGACGTGGTCCGGGAGCGTTTCGCCGGTGCGCAGCCAGTGCTCGGCACCGAGTTCGTAGTGCGTGGGCTTGAGCTCCACACCCTCCGCAGCGACGGCCTTTTCAAGGACTTTGAGGGCTTCGGCAATGACCTCGGGGCCGATGCCGTCGCCGGGAATTACTGCAAGATCGATGGAGGATGCGCTCATGTTTTCAGGGTAGCCAAGACATCCATATGCTGGTCAAACCGTCTCAGCTTTTGGACAGGAGCGCACCTCCGTCTCTTTCGTGCCCTGCCTACTCCGCGGGTTCCTCGAACTTGGGGAAGACGGGAGTGGGGGCAGGCAGCGCGGTTCCCGGAACGATCGGGGTGGCGATTGCGGTGAACTGGCGGGCATCGCCTTCGGCCTGGCCCAGCGCGTCCAGGAGCCTGGCCGTGGCGTTGGGCATGACCGGCTGGGCCAGGATGGCCACGATCCGCAGCACCTCCAGCGTCACGTACAGCACGGTGTTCATGCGTTCGACGTCGGTCTTCCGCAGGACCCAGGGCGCCTGCTCGGCGAAGTAGGCGTTGGTGTGATGCAGCACTGCCCAGATGGCTTCCAGCGCCCGGCTGAATTCCTGCTTGTCGAAAGCGGCCCGGGTAGCCTCGAGCAACCCGTTCGCCTGGGCCAGGATGGCGGTATCCGCCGCAATGAACTCCCCTGGGGCCGGCACGGCCGCGCCGCAGTTCTTGGCCACCATGGACAGGGAGCGCTGGGCCAGGTTGCCGAAGTTGTTGGCCAGGTCCGAGTTCATGCGGCCCACGATGGCCTCGTGGTTGTAGCTGCCGTCCGCCCCGAACGGCACCTCGCGCAGGAAGAAGAACCGCACCTGGTCCAGGCCGTAGCGGGCCACGAAGTCCGCCGGTGCCACAACATTGCCCAGGGACTTGGACATCTTGATCCCGTTGTTGTGCAGGAACCCGTGGATCATGACCCGCTTGGGCAACTCAAGGCCTGCACTCATTAGGAAGGCCGGCCAGTAGATGGCGTGGAACCGGGAGATGTCCTTGCCGATGATGTGGACATCCGCCGGCCAGTACTTCCGGAATTTCTCCGATTCGGTATCCGGGTAGCCAACGCCGGTGAGGTAGTTGGTGAGCGCATCCACCCACACGTACATGACGTGCTTGTCGTTCCCGGGGACGGGGACACCCCAGTCGAAGGTGGTCCGGCTGATGGAGAGGTCCTCGAGGCCGCGATTGACGAAGCTGATGACCTCGTTGAACCGGTACTGCGGGGCACCGAATTCGGGCTGGGACTCGTAGAGGGCCAGTAATTTGTCCTGGTAGGCGGACAGCCGGAAGAAGTAGCTCTCCTCAGCCGTCCATGTCACCTCGGTGTCCGTCTCCTTCGAGTAGCGCACGCCGTCGTCCTTGACCACGGTGTCGTCCTCGCCGTAGAAGGCCTCGTCCCGGACGGAGTACCAGCCCTCGTACTTGGACAGGTAGATGTCCCCGTTGGCTTCCATCTTCTTCCAGATGGCCTGGGACGCGGCGTAGTGGTCCTCGTCCGTGGTGCGGATGAAGCGGTCGTAGCTGATGCCCAGGGCGGCGTGCGCGGCCTTGTAGACCTCGGCATTCCGGTTCACCAGTTCCTTGGGGGTGATGCCTTCCTTTTCGGCGGTCTGGGCTATCTTCATGCCGTGTTCGTCCGTGCCGGTCAGGAACATCACGTCATAGCCGTCCAGGCGCTTGAAGCGCGCCATGGCGTCGGTGGCAATGTACTCGTAGGCGTGCCCGATGTGCGGCACGCCGTTGGGGTAGGTGATGGCCGTGGTGATGTAGAACGGCGTTTTCTCTGAAGCTGTCACGGTCGGACGGTTACCTTCGGTACGGAGGAGTGGGCTAGATCAGTTCTGTCAGGGTATCGCTGAGCCGGACCAGTTCGTGGTCGTGCGAGGCCACCAGCACGGCGATGCCGTCATTGGTGGTGTCCTTCAGGATGCTGATGATGCGGTTGGCGGAGGCACGGTCCAGGCTGGCGGTGGGCTCATCCACCACCAGGACCCGGGTGCCCAGGATCAGGGCGCGGGCGATCGCCACGCGCTGCCGTTCACCGCCGGACAGCTGCGCGGGACGGTGCCGCATGCGCCGGCCCAGGCCCACCAGGTCCAGCAGGTCCTTGGCCATGTCGCGCCGCTGGTCCACCTCGCCGTCGGGTACGGCGGGCAGGAGGACGTTCTCGAGTGCGCTCATGCCGTCGATCAGGGCGCCGCCCTGGTCCACGTAGCCGATCAGCGCACGACGGCGGTCGGCGATTTCGTCGTCGCCCATGCTTTCGAGGGAGTCACCTTCCCAGAAGACACGGCCCGACGTCGGCAGGGTGAGTCCGGCGCCGACGGTCAGGATGCTGGTCTTGCCGGAGCCGCTTCGGCCGGCCACGCAGTGCATCTCGCCCGCGTGCAGGGTCAGGTCGAAGCCTTCCACCACGCTCACGGCCTCGGCGCCGCCTTTTCCACCGCCATAGCGGATGGTGATGTCGCGCATCTCCAGCGGGGTGGCGTGGTCTGCCGACTTGACGATGGTGTTGGCCCGGGTCTGCAGGGGGACCTCATTGGAGCCGCTCCTGCGGCTGCGCTGGAGGTTCGTCGGGTTTGTCATTGGACCACTTTCGTTGCAATCGGTATCCAGCAAATAACAGCCGCCAGGCCTGCTACGGCGGCCCAGATGGCCGCGTAGGGTGCCAGCAGCAGGCCGATGCCGAGGGCGCCCAGCACGCCCAGCGGCAAGGCCACGGTTCCCACCAGTGCGTTCTCGAACAAACGGACCTGGCGGAGCATGTCCGGGTTCCATCCCATCGCCTGGAGGATGCCAAGGTACTGCCGCTTGGCATTGAGTTCGAAGCGGCCCGTCACCAGGGTCAGCACCAGTCCCACGGCCACGCCCGCAAGCGCCAGCAGGATGCTCGGCAGGGTCACGCTGGCCGCGGCCAGCCCGCTGAGCGCGCTGGCACCGGCGGCACGCGGGATGTCGATCAGCAGGGCGATCAGCCCGCCGACGGCGGCACCGAAGACGCCCACCGCCACCGCCAGGGACAGCGTGTTGAACTTGTTGGTGCCCAGCTGCCGGTTGGCGAAGGTCAGCGGCGAGTCCACCGGGATGAGCCGTTCGTCGTGCTGCGGTTCCTGGTCGATTTCGTCGCGATGGCGCAGCTGCTGCGCGGCAAAGAGGGCCGCACCGCAGTACAGGACCAGGACGGCGGCGCACACCAGTGCCGTGGCAAGGCTCCAGCTCAGCAGGCTCAGCACGACACCGGCGGCGGCGAGCAGCACTGCCCCCACGCCGAATTCCTCAAGCACCCAGCTGCGGATCCGCCGCTGGGTCCAGCCCATGGCCCGCAGGGTGCCGGCCTCGCTGCGGCGTTTGCGGATGTAGCTGACGGTGGAGGCACCGGTCAGCAGGGCCGCGCCGCAGAGGGTCAGGAACAGCAGCGTGACGTTGGTGCCGGACAGCGCTCCGGCCACCGCCTCCGCAGCGTTCTGCCGGACCCACGACTGCTGGACAGTGCCCAGCGCGGACTCCTTCCCGGCTCCGTCCTTTGAGTAGCCGGGAACGAAAATGCTGGTGTCCTCGCGCGCCGAACCGGCCACCACGGTGGCGTCCAGGCCCATGTCGCGGATCTCGGCGGCGAGCTTCTCCACCTCAGGCTGCGCGTCCTTCCAGCTGCCCGGTGCCTTGGCACGGACGCGCACGGCGTCGATGACGGCGGCGTTCTGCTTGTAGCCGCGCGCCGCTGCGAGGCCGTAGTAGTCGGTGATGGCGCCGGCGGACTGGCTGGCCAGCCCGGTGGCGCTCAACGAAGGTTTCAGGTCCGCGGCGGGAACATCCTTGCCGGCGGCATCCTTGACCAGGG
Proteins encoded in this window:
- a CDS encoding 3-isopropylmalate dehydrogenase; protein product: MSASSIDLAVIPGDGIGPEVIAEALKVLEKAVAAEGVELKPTHYELGAEHWLRTGETLPDHVLADLKTRDAILFGAVGAAPGDTRIPSGIIERELLLKLRFSLDHYVNLRPSRLYGTVGSPLANPGTIDFIVVREGTEGPYVGNGGTLRAGTPHEVATEVSLNTAHGVERVVRDAFRRASARERKHVTLVHKHNVLVFAGHLWKRTVEAVAQEFPEVTHDYLHVDAATIFMVTDPSRFDVIVTDNLFGDIITDLAAAITGGIGLAASGNINMDRTAPSMFEPVHGSAPDIAGQGKADPTAAILSAVLLLDHLGYTDAARRIEAAVVADVEKRDGTARSTSAVGDAIAAGL
- the metG gene encoding methionine--tRNA ligase, encoding MTASEKTPFYITTAITYPNGVPHIGHAYEYIATDAMARFKRLDGYDVMFLTGTDEHGMKIAQTAEKEGITPKELVNRNAEVYKAAHAALGISYDRFIRTTDEDHYAASQAIWKKMEANGDIYLSKYEGWYSVRDEAFYGEDDTVVKDDGVRYSKETDTEVTWTAEESYFFRLSAYQDKLLALYESQPEFGAPQYRFNEVISFVNRGLEDLSISRTTFDWGVPVPGNDKHVMYVWVDALTNYLTGVGYPDTESEKFRKYWPADVHIIGKDISRFHAIYWPAFLMSAGLELPKRVMIHGFLHNNGIKMSKSLGNVVAPADFVARYGLDQVRFFFLREVPFGADGSYNHEAIVGRMNSDLANNFGNLAQRSLSMVAKNCGAAVPAPGEFIAADTAILAQANGLLEATRAAFDKQEFSRALEAIWAVLHHTNAYFAEQAPWVLRKTDVERMNTVLYVTLEVLRIVAILAQPVMPNATARLLDALGQAEGDARQFTAIATPIVPGTALPAPTPVFPKFEEPAE
- a CDS encoding ABC transporter ATP-binding protein, which translates into the protein MTNPTNLQRSRRSGSNEVPLQTRANTIVKSADHATPLEMRDITIRYGGGKGGAEAVSVVEGFDLTLHAGEMHCVAGRSGSGKTSILTVGAGLTLPTSGRVFWEGDSLESMGDDEIADRRRALIGYVDQGGALIDGMSALENVLLPAVPDGEVDQRRDMAKDLLDLVGLGRRMRHRPAQLSGGERQRVAIARALILGTRVLVVDEPTASLDRASANRIISILKDTTNDGIAVLVASHDHELVRLSDTLTELI